Proteins from a single region of Cydia strobilella chromosome 2, ilCydStro3.1, whole genome shotgun sequence:
- the LOC134753254 gene encoding ras-related protein Rab-11A yields the protein MGTREDEYDYLFKVVLIGDSGVGKSSLLSRFTRNEFNLESKSTIGVEFATRSIEVDGKTIKAQIWDTAGQERYRAITSAYYRGAVGALLVYDIAKHLSYENVERWLRELRDHADQNILIMLVGNKSDLRHLRSIPTEEAKAFAEKNGLSFIETSALDSTNVEPAFQNILTEIYRIVSQKQMRDPPEGDGAVIRADVEPAEHTASDSVRRQCCQ from the exons ATGGGCACAAGAGAGGACGAATACGATTATTTGTTCAAAG TGGTCCTAATAGGAGACTCGGGCGTGGGCAAATCCAGTCTTCTCTCTCGTTTCACTAGAAATGAATTTAATTTAGAGTCCAAATCAACAATAGGCGTGGAATTCGCAACAAGAAGTATAGAG GTGGATGGCAAAACCATAAAGGCCCAGATATGGGACACGGCCGGGCAGGAGCGATACCGCGCGATCACGTCCGCGTACTACCGCGGCGCGGTGGGCGCTCTACTGGTGTACGACATCGCCAAGCACCTGTCCTACGAGAACGTGGAGAGATGGCTGCGCGAGCTGCGCGACCACGCCGACCAGAACATCCTGATCATGCTCGTCGGCAACAAGAGCGATCTCAGGCATCTTAG atcCATCCCAACAGAAGAGGCAAAGGCATTTGCGGAAAAGAACGGACTTAGTTTTATTGAAACTTCCGCTCTGGATTCTACTAATGTAGAACCTGCATTCCAGAATATATTAACTG AGATCTACAGGATCGTATCGCAGAAGCAGATGCGGGACCCGCCCGAGGGCGACGGCGCGGTGATCCGCGCGGACGTGGAGCCCGCCGAGCACACCGCCTCCGACAGCGTGCGCCGCCAGTGCTGCCAGTAG